The nucleotide sequence ttcgttaaaaatctataaattttctttacctaattgttgtatttaaataacCAAGTTCTTTATTATGATCTTTTGCACTATATAAACAATCATCATACTGTGCTCTGATTTTGTATTTATCCATAggattttcattgaaatgaaCATTTCTCAATATATCTCCTTTTAAACCATCTGGAATATCTTCCTATAATCataaagatacatatatataaattttaacagtttaaattaataatattacattataaatatatattaatcatatatatcattatataatgcaatattataatatttttaaatagttataaaaaacttaaattaacaCATTACTTACATCTTGACAAGGTTGTACATGACAATATCTTATAGCACATTTACTATCGTCAGTCCAAAAAGGACATTCATggtttaaatttactttataaaaacgaaaataatctTTGACTAGAAGACTCTGAACTcttggataaattttcatattattaaaataatccacTGTATCCACATTGCAACTACAATCATCTATTGACCCTTtcaactaaatttttataaatatattttaatttatttaaaaatataaaaacaatattaaattacattatatattaatgcatatattttacaatatacaaatagTTAATAATGACAGATGTCATATTCTTGTaggttatgtatattttttatgaaaaaatttgaataacgagaaaacaataaaaataataccttACAGAAACATTGATCATTCTTTTCAttgtttgtattaaaataattagaatgtaCAATAGAAGGTGAAAACACGGTAAATAGTATTAATACTCCAAACATATTTTCACTGGATTCAATCTTCATGATTAAGTTCACTGGTATACTTTTCAATCAcgttttgaaattgataataaaataccgCGCGTCCCCGCgatatttttccactttttatAACATCGACTAGTCTACGTGCTACCAGTAACGTAAATCTTTCTGTCAAAAGCAAACATTATTGATACTTTCATCATATTGTTTAATGTcctactatacatatataatacatacatttacttatacttataaatattctttcttataattatatatttaaataaagataacacatttcaaacaattaaaatattttattttatttataacaaacgaTCTATAATCTTAACGACGTGACTGAAATCACACTACACTGTGtattgtgatatatatatatatgtgtatctaGATAcctatttacttatattagtcccctcttttcatttaattacattttgctTCCACGTGTACTTATAACATTTGTTACTGATTCTaaataacaaagataaaatacaatatttaataaattaaattttaataattaattattgaaaaaaaattgatttttcttaactattattttatattagattatatatagttacaatctaatttataatttacataataataaaattatgtatttttatatattatatgtatatatctaaaaatattttatattaattgttatatttatttattaaataatacaataaatttaatatacataaaaacaaatttaataaaattttttaattcttttctcgttttatataatctttttaatataattataattttatagtaaagaatttaatattataacgaaattataacgaaaatttttttaattatgaaatctaATAtgtttaacataatattaatagtccaataaaaaaaatcaaaattaaaaatatttataaatattaatattatataaacttaatacatatgtgtatgtaactaaatattaatataatctaataaaattagtaaaaaaaattcaattttagtacataatatttacatagtaacaaattaaataaacaatttggaTTGTAtggattgtaaaatatataaatttgtatataaaatttaaataagatttatttttatattttgattttaaaataatttttaaatttctataaatgttatcttgaaatgattttatattttaacatatatacacattactttttgatatatacacataattttttgatataatgcagtaatcaatataataaaatattgaaaatgacaaattataataaaaatattaaaatgaaatttattatttattaaaaatttcttgacaaaaatacaaaaattgaattataagatttaaaaataaaattttataaaaagaatatatatattataacaatatttatattagataaaagaatataaatttaatatattatttgtaattctttctttataatatacgtagatatgtaatgtatataaaaaatttatcttaattttaaaattttatgaaactaataaaattaatgttcaaatgaattataattaatcagttCACAGTACTATTTGTACTCATTGGCGTAGACGCATTGTGGTATAGGACATGTCAAAACTTTATGCGAAGGTGCCGATGGTTAGTTgtcattaaataatgatatttatatttaaaatttatttatattaaagaatagatttgaaaatgattttttaaattttccaaatttaaaagattttttattacattgttttattttcaataattatatataaattcttatatgtgtatatatatatatctatatatatatatatatatacacatatacatctAACCTATACAATGTTTGAATTGTCAAAGAACGTTTTGAAATTTACCGtacataaatatctaaaagagtactatattaaaaatatttaaaaatacttgtacaatattattattattttcatttactaataattaatttatatattatcataattttcaataattaaatattaattttttgtttctatatattctatataataattatatttctttctaagtaaaatcataatttattagataataaaaatatttttatattgatgttttattatacattgacaatataaatagaataagaatattaaaaaaatttactactttaaaaatttataaaaaaaataatacaatataattaacattaatataatattattaatattaactttggtagaagtttttattaaatataaaagtttaattaattaattaattaatctttttctgaattatatatttaggatAAAAGTCAGTTTACGTTTGAAGATAAATGGCCATGTATGCGAccaactattttaaaattactcaaACAAGAAACTGTTACTCAAGCAGAGTGGCaagatttattcttttctgttCATGCAGTATGTGTATGGAATGACAAAGGTGctcttaaattattagatgcacttaaagaagatataatggattttataaaacaagcTCAGCAGGTatgtattattctatatatctttaaataaaaatatatatatattgttattaataaaaaaaattattattttatatattttatagagagTTTTAGCACACCAAGAAGAACAAGCTTTATTAAAAGCATATATAGCTGaatggagaaaattttttgcacAGTGTAATTATTTACCAACACCATTTAGACAATTAGAAACATCTCTTGCTGGAAAAGCACCATCCAGTGTTCAGAAAAAAAGTCAACCTGATGATATTGTCAGAAAagtaagaatttctttttcagtttCTCAatgtataattctataattttgtatttttattatagttaatgTTGGATAGTTGGAATCAAAGTATATTtggagaaataaaacaaaaacttCAAGATTCAGCTATGCGACTTGTTCGTGCTGAAAGAAATGGTGAAGCATTTGATTCACAGTTAGTTATTGGTGTTAGAGAATCTTatggtaataaatttttttttatcatctcaTTAAGCTCtttcaatatacatattataattttaaaattatcatgtattattataattatatattatatattaattatatataatttaattacattgcaGTAAATTTATGTTCAAATGCAACAGATAAGCTTCAAATTTatagagaaaattttgaagcAGCATATATAGAAGCAACAGAAGCTTTTTATTGGGTTAAAGCTCCTGAACAGTTATCATTACATGGTGTAGAGAATTATATGCGTTATGCAGATGCAAAATTACAAGAAGAAGAACTTCGTGcccaaaaatatttagaaccAAACAGTGCTAGTGTACAACTTTTAACTGATTGTTGTGTACGTGTGTTAGTGGCAACTTTTAAGCCGGCTATATTAGCAGAATGTCCAAGAATGATTCAACATCGTCAAACAGAtagtaagtataataatatataataatataataatataataatatagtaatataatataataataaatatataataataagtatataaaaataataatataacataaattttaattatagaactTAGGTTAATGCTAAAACTAATGGATAGAGTTCCTGAAGGAGTTGGTCCAATGTTAAGAAATTTAGAGGAACATATAGCAAGTGCAGGTTTAGCTGATATGATGGCAGCTGTGGATGTTATTACTCaagattctgaaaaatatgttGAAAGATTATTGGATCTTTTTCGTCGGTTTTCAATTCTTGTTAAAGAAGCATTTGATGATGATCCTCGATTTCTAACTGCTCGAGATAAAGCTTATAAACTTGTTGTAAATGATGCAACAGTGTTCAGATTAGAATTACCTGCACGTCAATGTTCTGGTATTGGTACaactattttgaataataaacctaacaataataataatggacaGCCAGAATCAAAATGTCCAGAACTTTTAGCTAATTATTGTGATATGTTACTTAGAAAAACGCCACtcagtaaaaaattaacttctgATGAAATTGAAAGCAAGTTAAAAGATGTGGTatgtattatgatatatattattatatttatttaatattattttatctcatacttattttatgttgatttctttttagttattagtattaaaatatgttcagAATAAAGATGTGTTTATGCGCTATCATAAAGCTCATTTAACAAGGCGCTTAATATTAGATACATCTGCTGAttctgaaaaagaagaaaatatggtAGAATGGCTCCGTGAAGTTGGAATGCCTGCTGATTATGTTAACAAATTAGCTCGAATGTTTCAAGATATTAAAGTGTCACAAGATCTTAATCAACAATTTAAGGAGCAATGTAGAGCTGCTATTGCAgatagtattaatattaaggtatctgttaaaattttataataatattttattatatatttatatattgttctattgttatattgttaaatatatattgaaatgtgtattaatattatctatcatAGATACTAAATGCAGGTGCATGGGCTAGAGGTAGCGAACGCGTCACTGTAAGTTTACCATTGCAGTTAGAAGATTATATTCCTGAAgtagaagaattttataaaaaaaagcacAGTGGAAGAAAATTACAGTGGTATCATCATATGTCAAATGGCacggtaagaaaaaaaaaatcttgtcaAAGAGTATTAAAAAGggttttatgttaaaaattattatgaattaattaaaattctttatccacattaagaaaatatatatatgtttaaaacaGAACATCATAAGTTTTTCTGATGCAGTAAACGTGGGTATAGAGTAgaacttttcaaaaaattcaatatttcggTTCTAATTTTCAGCTTCACCTTGCAACCAATTTGGATGGTGTTCCAGATAACATTTTCTAACCAAGTGGGACGCTTCGATGTGGATGTAACAACATTTCAAATGGCAGTTTTGTTTGCTTGGAATCAACGAccgtttgaaaaaatatcatatgaaaatttacGATTGGCTACGGAACTTCCAGATCCTGAATTAAGACGAACTTTATGGTCGTTGTGTGCTTTCCCGAAACTCAAACGTCAGCTTCTTTTAGTTGAGCCACATGCACATAGTCCCAAAGATTTTGCAAATGATACAAGATTTTGGGTTAATCAAGAATTTGCTATTGTGTtagtaatatttctttttaattaaaaattatatataagttatacaaattaatttaatttgatttgattgagaatataattaatatttttctttaattcttagaAAAAATGGTAAACTACAAAAACgaggtaaaattaatttaataggtAGACTTCAATTATCAACTGAGCGGagtaaagaagaagataacCAATCTATTGTACAACTTAGAATACTAAGAGTTCAggtaatattctttatattgtaagaattatataatatatataaattaaattataataatttataaataattaaaaaatatttataaataatttttatctttaataagcaaaaattaatataaatatattttttaacaggaAGCAATTATCAAGATTTTAAAGATgcgtaaaaaaattagtaatgcTCAATTACAAACTGAATtagttgatatattaaaaaatatgtttttaccaagtaaaaagatgataaaagaACAAATTGAATGGCTTATTGagcataaatatatacgtagaCACGATGATGACATTAATACCTTTGTGTACATGGCATAGATTgggattatacatataatattgttcAGATTctcatgattaatattatatttttataaacatttagtTCTTGTTTACCAAGTATATGCTCAAAAATCCTAATATAATGGAAAGATATTAATGTTGTTTGTAATATATTcacaaaaaacattttttgaaacaaatagtACTGTCATACAGAGTCATATCGttcataaattatgattaaataatattatattgtcttTGACCATAGGAATGTGCATTGTTAAGTAggtaatatctattataatatttcaaaaatttaagatataaagttttttttaaaaaaaaaaagt is from Apis mellifera strain DH4 linkage group LG2, Amel_HAv3.1, whole genome shotgun sequence and encodes:
- the LOC551563 gene encoding cullin-5 isoform X1, with amino-acid sequence MSKLYAKVPMDKSQFTFEDKWPCMRPTILKLLKQETVTQAEWQDLFFSVHAVCVWNDKGALKLLDALKEDIMDFIKQAQQRVLAHQEEQALLKAYIAEWRKFFAQCNYLPTPFRQLETSLAGKAPSSVQKKSQPDDIVRKLMLDSWNQSIFGEIKQKLQDSAMRLVRAERNGEAFDSQLVIGVRESYVNLCSNATDKLQIYRENFEAAYIEATEAFYWVKAPEQLSLHGVENYMRYADAKLQEEELRAQKYLEPNSASVQLLTDCCVRVLVATFKPAILAECPRMIQHRQTDKLRLMLKLMDRVPEGVGPMLRNLEEHIASAGLADMMAAVDVITQDSEKYVERLLDLFRRFSILVKEAFDDDPRFLTARDKAYKLVVNDATVFRLELPARQCSGIGTTILNNKPNNNNNGQPESKCPELLANYCDMLLRKTPLSKKLTSDEIESKLKDVLLVLKYVQNKDVFMRYHKAHLTRRLILDTSADSEKEENMVEWLREVGMPADYVNKLARMFQDIKVSQDLNQQFKEQCRAAIADSINIKILNAGAWARGSERVTVSLPLQLEDYIPEVEEFYKKKHSGRKLQWYHHMSNGTITFSNQVGRFDVDVTTFQMAVLFAWNQRPFEKISYENLRLATELPDPELRRTLWSLCAFPKLKRQLLLVEPHAHSPKDFANDTRFWVNQEFAIVKNGKLQKRGKINLIGRLQLSTERSKEEDNQSIVQLRILRVQEAIIKILKMRKKISNAQLQTELVDILKNMFLPSKKMIKEQIEWLIEHKYIRRHDDDINTFVYMA
- the LOC551563 gene encoding cullin-5 isoform X2 — its product is MRPTILKLLKQETVTQAEWQDLFFSVHAVCVWNDKGALKLLDALKEDIMDFIKQAQQRVLAHQEEQALLKAYIAEWRKFFAQCNYLPTPFRQLETSLAGKAPSSVQKKSQPDDIVRKLMLDSWNQSIFGEIKQKLQDSAMRLVRAERNGEAFDSQLVIGVRESYVNLCSNATDKLQIYRENFEAAYIEATEAFYWVKAPEQLSLHGVENYMRYADAKLQEEELRAQKYLEPNSASVQLLTDCCVRVLVATFKPAILAECPRMIQHRQTDKLRLMLKLMDRVPEGVGPMLRNLEEHIASAGLADMMAAVDVITQDSEKYVERLLDLFRRFSILVKEAFDDDPRFLTARDKAYKLVVNDATVFRLELPARQCSGIGTTILNNKPNNNNNGQPESKCPELLANYCDMLLRKTPLSKKLTSDEIESKLKDVLLVLKYVQNKDVFMRYHKAHLTRRLILDTSADSEKEENMVEWLREVGMPADYVNKLARMFQDIKVSQDLNQQFKEQCRAAIADSINIKILNAGAWARGSERVTVSLPLQLEDYIPEVEEFYKKKHSGRKLQWYHHMSNGTITFSNQVGRFDVDVTTFQMAVLFAWNQRPFEKISYENLRLATELPDPELRRTLWSLCAFPKLKRQLLLVEPHAHSPKDFANDTRFWVNQEFAIVKNGKLQKRGKINLIGRLQLSTERSKEEDNQSIVQLRILRVQEAIIKILKMRKKISNAQLQTELVDILKNMFLPSKKMIKEQIEWLIEHKYIRRHDDDINTFVYMA